A window of Desulfatiglans sp. contains these coding sequences:
- a CDS encoding BcpO-related WXXGXW repeat protein: MKTLITIILSLLITTGTMYGQTSQPPAVPPEETPEVQTRGPINEAFAQPVTIEDNADFTVLKAPPADIYEAPPAERPVGDQFTWIPGYWAWDSDREKHIWVSGCWRAVPPGKYWVPGYWARVQGGYRWVAGFWASAGNREIEYLPPPPAVTYIEPAGADRPDMIWVPACYYWSRGRYTLRSGYWLQARPDWVWVPSHYVWTPRGYVFVNGHWDYPFRGRGVLFAPVYFRGDTYRGHRISYSLSIVVDLGNLNFSLFTRPRYRHYYFGDYYDSFYIGVGIFPWFECVSRRTWYDPIYLHDRWHNKRHRADWRQHERREYEQRRTNKDLRPPRTYHEMERRIKTIPEPKRKSYEIAAPMKRIIETKATPFKYRNERPEERRAILRQTEDIKKNSRETQRPAELARPDVQTNVRSATPRPEVRNTPDQNQLKQKRSQYPRPVQQKETQAPSITPPVRKNVTEDIQPDELHDKPENARRPSSQVDERYRNEFKPKRVLSRQDEKVEVKENKARPGVERIKR, encoded by the coding sequence TTGAAGACATTAATTACGATAATTTTATCATTACTGATTACGACCGGAACCATGTATGGTCAGACCAGTCAACCCCCTGCTGTTCCACCGGAGGAAACCCCTGAGGTCCAGACACGCGGGCCAATAAATGAAGCATTTGCACAGCCAGTAACAATTGAAGATAACGCTGATTTTACAGTACTCAAAGCGCCGCCTGCGGATATATATGAGGCACCCCCGGCTGAAAGGCCAGTGGGTGATCAGTTCACCTGGATACCAGGTTACTGGGCCTGGGATTCTGACAGGGAGAAACACATCTGGGTAAGCGGGTGCTGGAGGGCCGTTCCCCCTGGTAAATACTGGGTTCCGGGTTACTGGGCAAGGGTACAGGGCGGTTACAGATGGGTAGCCGGATTCTGGGCGTCTGCAGGTAACAGGGAGATAGAATATCTGCCTCCTCCCCCTGCGGTTACCTATATTGAGCCAGCAGGAGCAGATAGACCTGACATGATCTGGGTTCCTGCCTGCTATTACTGGTCTCGTGGCCGTTATACCTTAAGGTCGGGTTACTGGCTTCAGGCCCGTCCGGACTGGGTATGGGTGCCTTCACATTATGTATGGACCCCGCGTGGTTATGTTTTTGTAAACGGGCACTGGGATTATCCGTTTCGCGGGCGGGGGGTATTGTTTGCGCCTGTATATTTTCGCGGTGATACATACAGGGGGCATAGGATATCATATTCATTAAGCATTGTTGTTGACCTTGGAAACCTCAATTTTTCCCTTTTTACCAGACCCAGATACAGGCACTACTATTTTGGGGACTATTATGACAGCTTCTATATCGGGGTTGGCATTTTTCCGTGGTTTGAATGCGTAAGCAGGCGTACATGGTATGACCCGATCTATCTGCATGACCGGTGGCATAATAAGAGGCATAGGGCTGATTGGCGGCAGCATGAAAGGCGCGAATATGAACAGCGCCGCACCAATAAGGATTTGAGGCCTCCTAGGACATATCATGAGATGGAGCGTCGTATAAAAACTATTCCTGAACCGAAAAGAAAAAGTTATGAGATAGCTGCCCCTATGAAGAGGATAATTGAGACCAAGGCTACCCCCTTCAAATACCGGAATGAGAGGCCGGAAGAGCGCAGAGCGATTTTGAGACAGACAGAAGATATTAAGAAAAACAGCAGGGAGACACAGCGACCAGCAGAGCTGGCAAGACCGGATGTTCAGACAAATGTAAGGTCTGCAACACCCAGGCCGGAGGTTAGAAATACCCCTGATCAAAATCAATTGAAACAGAAGAGGAGTCAATACCCACGACCTGTACAACAAAAAGAAACACAGGCGCCTTCAATTACTCCGCCTGTTCGGAAAAATGTAACAGAGGATATACAACCTGACGAGCTCCATGATAAGCCGGAAAATGCAAGGAGGCCTTCATCACAGGTAGATGAAAGGTACAGGAATGAATTCAAACCAAAACGGGTTTTATCCAGGCAAGATGAAAAAGTAGAGGTGAAAGAAAATAAGGCAAGGCCTGGTGTTGAAAGAATCAAGAGATAG
- a CDS encoding toxin HicA → MDRIDEIIARMTQNPKGIHFSDLCKICDHFFGKSRQSTGSHRVYKTPWQGDPRINIQNDKGNAKSYQVKQVLLALENLEVNNGIKK, encoded by the coding sequence ATGGACAGAATTGATGAAATTATAGCCAGAATGACGCAAAATCCGAAGGGAATACACTTTTCTGATTTATGCAAGATTTGCGATCATTTCTTTGGTAAATCACGTCAAAGCACCGGCAGCCACCGAGTTTACAAAACACCCTGGCAGGGAGACCCGCGAATAAATATTCAAAATGATAAGGGAAACGCTAAGTCTTATCAAGTGAAGCAGGTGCTGTTGGCTCTTGAAAATTTGGAGGTAAATAATGGCATTAAAAAATGA
- a CDS encoding type II toxin-antitoxin system HicB family antitoxin, which translates to MALKNDRYTYRITWSEDDIEYVGLCAEFPSLSWLSSTPEGALKGIRKLVSEVVADMEASDEVIPEPIACRQYSGKFMVRIPPEVHRTLAIRAAESGISINRVVSSKLSQ; encoded by the coding sequence ATGGCATTAAAAAATGATCGATATACATACCGGATAACATGGTCAGAAGACGATATCGAATATGTTGGCTTATGCGCTGAATTTCCAAGCCTGAGCTGGCTCTCTTCTACACCGGAGGGTGCATTAAAAGGGATACGAAAATTAGTTTCAGAAGTTGTTGCTGATATGGAAGCAAGTGATGAGGTTATACCGGAACCCATTGCCTGCAGACAGTATAGCGGTAAATTTATGGTAAGGATTCCACCCGAGGTTCATCGCACTCTTGCTATCCGGGCGGCTGAATCCGGCATCAGCATTAATCGTGTCGTCAGTTCGAAATTAAGCCAATAA
- a CDS encoding SnoaL-like domain-containing protein, protein MNNFTNRLKTLLALICLTLFCSSIVQAEEMTLETLIDRQKVQDLITRYYFNFGGTPESFANFYVENGELILIGQSYKGREAIAKAYAFPDGEAPKNFSFNSLISNLLITVKGDTARAKLVWTENVMQKERGEIQLPAQGREYSTFVKIKGKWMYLTREIKGGTEPPEGWEK, encoded by the coding sequence ATGAATAATTTCACAAACCGATTAAAAACCTTGCTTGCCCTGATTTGCCTTACATTATTTTGCAGCTCTATTGTTCAGGCAGAAGAAATGACTCTCGAAACCCTGATCGATCGCCAGAAGGTGCAGGATTTGATTACCCGCTATTACTTCAACTTTGGTGGAACTCCTGAAAGTTTTGCAAACTTTTATGTGGAGAATGGAGAGCTGATTCTGATCGGTCAGAGTTATAAGGGTAGAGAGGCCATTGCTAAGGCTTATGCATTTCCTGATGGTGAAGCACCCAAGAATTTTTCATTCAATAGTCTTATCAGTAATTTACTCATTACTGTGAAAGGCGATACCGCCAGGGCAAAACTGGTGTGGACTGAGAATGTGATGCAAAAAGAAAGAGGTGAGATACAGTTGCCCGCTCAGGGTCGGGAGTACTCCACTTTCGTTAAAATAAAAGGTAAGTGGATGTATCTTACTCGCGAAATCAAAGGAGGAACCGAACCGCCAGAGGGTTGGGAGAAGTAG
- a CDS encoding GatB/YqeY domain-containing protein, whose amino-acid sequence MLYDDLKQDLKESMKSKNMERLNAIRVIMGEFPRLNKLAGELPTDDEVLKILKGLKKNEELVLEKLKKTESVYLNVIEGYLPKMMSKEEIKAFILSSGINTKGGENIGQLTGKLMKDLKGKAEGSLVKEVLTEMMKES is encoded by the coding sequence ATGCTGTATGATGATTTAAAACAAGACTTGAAAGAGTCTATGAAATCAAAAAATATGGAAAGATTAAATGCCATACGGGTTATTATGGGTGAATTTCCCAGACTTAATAAATTAGCCGGTGAACTTCCTACAGATGATGAAGTATTGAAGATATTAAAAGGTCTTAAGAAGAATGAAGAATTGGTACTGGAAAAATTAAAGAAAACCGAGTCAGTATATCTTAATGTTATAGAAGGTTATCTGCCCAAAATGATGTCAAAAGAAGAAATTAAGGCCTTCATTCTTTCATCAGGTATTAATACAAAAGGTGGCGAAAATATAGGGCAGTTAACAGGCAAGCTGATGAAAGACTTAAAAGGAAAAGCTGAAGGGAGCCTGGTAAAAGAGGTATTAACTGAAATGATGAAAGAGAGTTAA
- a CDS encoding DUF4160 domain-containing protein, which yields MPVIARFYGILIKMYFSQSEHGIPHFHAVYGEFNGVFNIETLEMIEGDLPLRAQSLVKDWALQYRQELLRMWQTNEYKHLPGLE from the coding sequence ATGCCTGTTATCGCTCGCTTTTACGGCATTCTGATCAAGATGTATTTTAGCCAAAGTGAACATGGTATTCCACATTTTCATGCTGTTTATGGTGAGTTTAATGGTGTCTTCAATATCGAGACATTAGAAATGATAGAAGGTGACCTGCCGTTACGAGCGCAAAGTCTGGTAAAAGATTGGGCATTGCAATACAGACAGGAGTTGTTGCGTATGTGGCAAACTAACGAATACAAACATCTACCAGGTTTGGAGTAA
- a CDS encoding DUF2442 domain-containing protein produces MKTPKIKTVNPMKNKQLLVKFENGVTRVYDCKPLLVKEMFRLLENEAFFKSVKVDSGGYGISWNDDIDLSEYEIWVNGKEYPLAA; encoded by the coding sequence ATGAAAACTCCTAAAATAAAAACTGTTAATCCAATGAAAAATAAGCAGCTACTGGTGAAATTTGAAAATGGGGTAACTCGAGTCTATGACTGCAAACCTTTATTGGTCAAGGAAATGTTCCGGTTACTTGAGAACGAAGCATTCTTCAAGTCAGTAAAAGTTGATTCAGGTGGGTATGGTATTTCATGGAATGACGATATTGACTTGAGCGAATACGAGATCTGGGTAAACGGAAAGGAGTATCCATTGGCCGCATAA
- a CDS encoding type II toxin-antitoxin system HicB family antitoxin produces MDKYEIIIYWSIEDNAFISEVPELPGCMAHGANHEVALSNIKSAMELWINTAKEFNDPIPVPKGHRLAFA; encoded by the coding sequence ATGGACAAATACGAAATAATTATTTACTGGAGCATTGAAGATAACGCATTTATTTCAGAAGTTCCGGAGTTGCCCGGCTGCATGGCGCATGGAGCAAACCATGAAGTGGCTTTATCTAATATCAAATCTGCTATGGAACTCTGGATTAATACAGCAAAAGAATTCAATGATCCTATTCCTGTTCCAAAAGGTCATCGCCTTGCCTTTGCATAA
- a CDS encoding RecQ family ATP-dependent DNA helicase, with amino-acid sequence MGEIEKTSVIDDTLKKVFGFDRFKPGQREVIEAIIAGKSAASIFPTGAGKSLCYQLPALIEQGMTLVVSPLLSLMKDQIDFLKSKGIAAAKLDSGMSDADYRNTFAAARSGQLKILMVAVERFKNERFRTQLKQMNISLLVVDEAHCISEWGHNFRPDYLKIPIYQKEYGIKKVLLLTATATPKVVIDMCEKFAINRENVVQTGFYRKNLFIRIRPVAEEKKEALLCDILAERPDGPAIVYVTLQKTAERIALMLKAHGLMAEAYHAGMENPERDAVQTRFMTGETGIVVATIAFGMGIDKENIRKVIHYDLPKSIESYSQEIGRAGRDGMPSLCCLLGNKNHIPVLENFAYGDTPGFENIRKVLEEISQSKQSLFEVREHSLSMRVDIKLLPLKTLLVYLEIANIISPKYIYFENYSFQYLMPGEQIHANFNGERQQFVKTILDNSRLAKTWAKVDIDTIVAESGFNRERVLTALEYFHEKGWILLRPSSAVEVFEIINPKFDIDGTAREITALFIEKEQKDVARLHTMIDLFESDQCLAKTLSAYFGERLDNGCGRCSVCLDKKPIRMESSGLPSLDNQDFHALIKPLTDVVEKTNSFDTITLITRFLCGISSPRLVHYKAKNLPGFGRLEAYPYKTVEKWVKLHYMSISH; translated from the coding sequence ATGGGTGAGATAGAAAAAACGTCTGTAATTGATGATACATTAAAAAAGGTGTTTGGTTTTGATAGATTTAAACCCGGTCAGCGAGAGGTTATAGAGGCCATCATAGCAGGTAAGTCGGCTGCATCCATCTTCCCGACAGGCGCAGGGAAATCTCTATGTTATCAGTTACCCGCTCTTATTGAACAGGGCATGACCCTGGTAGTCTCACCGCTTCTCTCCCTGATGAAAGACCAGATAGATTTTTTAAAGTCAAAGGGTATTGCCGCTGCAAAACTTGATTCAGGCATGAGCGATGCGGATTATCGTAATACGTTTGCAGCAGCCCGGTCAGGTCAACTCAAGATACTGATGGTTGCTGTTGAGCGATTCAAGAATGAAAGGTTCAGAACGCAGCTCAAACAGATGAACATATCCCTGCTTGTTGTTGATGAGGCCCACTGTATATCTGAATGGGGCCACAATTTCAGACCGGATTATCTGAAGATACCCATATATCAGAAAGAATATGGTATCAAAAAGGTTTTGCTGCTCACAGCCACGGCAACGCCAAAGGTTGTTATCGATATGTGTGAAAAGTTTGCAATCAATCGTGAAAATGTGGTGCAGACAGGTTTTTACAGGAAAAATTTATTTATACGAATACGTCCTGTGGCAGAAGAAAAAAAGGAGGCCCTGCTTTGCGATATACTTGCAGAAAGGCCTGATGGCCCTGCAATTGTCTATGTTACCCTTCAGAAAACAGCCGAGCGTATAGCCCTGATGCTTAAGGCGCATGGCCTTATGGCAGAGGCATATCATGCCGGTATGGAAAATCCGGAGCGGGATGCTGTTCAAACCCGGTTTATGACAGGAGAAACAGGCATTGTCGTGGCAACAATCGCATTTGGAATGGGAATAGATAAGGAGAATATCAGAAAGGTGATCCATTATGACCTGCCAAAATCCATAGAGAGCTACAGCCAGGAGATAGGCAGGGCAGGCAGGGATGGAATGCCTTCTCTCTGCTGCCTGCTTGGAAATAAAAACCACATACCGGTGCTTGAGAATTTTGCCTATGGTGACACGCCGGGTTTTGAGAATATCCGCAAGGTGCTTGAGGAAATATCTCAATCTAAGCAAAGCCTGTTTGAGGTTCGCGAACACTCCCTGAGCATGAGGGTTGATATCAAGCTGCTGCCATTAAAAACCCTGCTGGTTTATCTTGAGATAGCAAATATTATTTCCCCCAAATATATCTATTTTGAAAACTATTCATTCCAGTATCTGATGCCCGGAGAACAGATCCATGCTAATTTCAATGGTGAAAGACAACAGTTTGTAAAAACCATATTGGATAATTCCAGGCTTGCCAAGACATGGGCAAAGGTGGACATAGATACTATTGTTGCCGAATCAGGCTTTAACAGAGAGCGGGTTTTAACAGCCCTGGAGTATTTCCATGAAAAAGGGTGGATTCTCCTCAGGCCATCATCCGCTGTGGAGGTTTTTGAGATCATCAACCCCAAATTTGATATAGATGGAACTGCAAGGGAGATTACAGCCCTGTTTATAGAAAAGGAACAAAAGGATGTGGCTCGCCTCCACACCATGATTGATCTTTTTGAATCTGACCAGTGTCTGGCTAAAACCCTTTCAGCCTATTTTGGCGAAAGGCTGGATAATGGCTGCGGGAGGTGTTCGGTCTGCCTTGATAAAAAACCCATCAGAATGGAGTCATCAGGGCTGCCATCACTGGATAATCAGGATTTCCATGCCCTTATAAAACCCCTTACAGATGTTGTGGAGAAAACCAATTCATTTGATACGATAACCCTGATAACACGATTTTTATGCGGCATTTCATCCCCTAGATTGGTTCATTATAAAGCCAAAAACCTGCCAGGGTTTGGCAGGCTTGAGGCATATCCATACAAGACAGTGGAAAAATGGGTGAAACTGCATTATATGAGTATTTCCCATTAA
- a CDS encoding SAM-dependent methyltransferase, whose product MAASNSISQEPAYKDQFMILLKDSLEQNRFVKLILGKYRGEDSELKRILIRNIVIKGEQRLSLVYCYKTRDVTKNERLASGLETVYRLLGDPFMSAHLFSLTGDIQIEFSRKGKCRLISSKATHNAVPSERHDRDKKRLIDPDNPFLTALGITDEEHRIIPSMARKWKQINKFLEIFQHAFESSRISKTNGVHVVDFGCGKGYLTFAMHDLLRNSLDGNVQVTGVELREDLVRFCNEAAKRLAIDSLSFYQGDVSSYSPEIIHIMIALHACDTATDQAIYLGIRSNAEIIMCAPCCHKQIREQIRIPEVIEPMLKFGVHLGQEAEMVTDSLRALLLEANGYTTQLLEFVSLEHTSKNKMLLAIKRDTNTDRAYLLTKIEKLKDFYGIREHCLETLLNTK is encoded by the coding sequence ATGGCCGCCAGTAACTCAATTAGCCAGGAACCCGCATATAAAGATCAGTTTATGATCCTCCTGAAAGACTCCCTTGAACAGAACCGGTTTGTTAAACTGATTCTAGGAAAATACCGGGGAGAGGATTCAGAGCTAAAGAGAATTCTTATACGAAATATTGTTATTAAAGGTGAGCAGCGCCTTTCCCTGGTATATTGCTACAAGACCCGGGATGTTACGAAGAATGAGAGATTAGCCTCAGGCCTGGAAACGGTTTACAGGCTTCTTGGAGACCCCTTCATGAGCGCCCACCTCTTTTCATTAACCGGGGATATCCAGATAGAGTTCAGCCGGAAAGGCAAATGCCGATTAATCAGCAGCAAGGCAACCCATAATGCTGTTCCCTCTGAAAGGCATGACAGGGATAAAAAGCGTTTAATTGACCCTGATAACCCTTTCCTTACAGCACTGGGAATAACAGATGAGGAGCATCGTATCATCCCCTCAATGGCGCGAAAATGGAAACAGATCAATAAGTTTTTAGAGATCTTCCAGCACGCATTTGAGTCATCCAGGATTTCTAAAACAAATGGCGTTCATGTGGTGGACTTCGGGTGTGGAAAGGGATATTTGACATTTGCGATGCACGATCTGCTCCGGAACTCGCTTGATGGTAATGTGCAGGTAACAGGGGTCGAACTGCGGGAAGATCTCGTGCGGTTTTGTAATGAGGCTGCGAAGAGGCTTGCTATAGATAGTTTATCTTTTTATCAGGGTGATGTAAGCAGCTATTCACCGGAGATCATCCACATCATGATTGCGCTGCACGCATGTGACACAGCAACAGATCAGGCGATTTACCTGGGTATCCGCTCTAATGCTGAAATAATCATGTGTGCCCCATGTTGCCACAAGCAGATCAGGGAACAGATTCGCATTCCTGAGGTTATTGAACCCATGCTCAAATTTGGCGTTCATCTTGGGCAGGAGGCGGAAATGGTAACCGATAGTCTGCGCGCCCTCCTCCTTGAGGCAAACGGCTATACTACCCAACTCCTTGAGTTTGTCTCCCTGGAACATACAAGCAAGAACAAGATGCTCCTTGCAATAAAACGCGATACAAATACCGATCGGGCGTATCTGCTTACAAAGATCGAAAAGCTAAAGGATTTTTACGGCATAAGGGAACACTGTCTCGAAACACTGCTGAATACAAAATGA